A part of Ignavibacteriales bacterium genomic DNA contains:
- the corA gene encoding magnesium/cobalt transporter CorA encodes MSPGSFIYTGDKKSQIISISLILYSENIFEEKTFEDVEKIFPLINNDTLTWINIKGLSNVDALEKIGYQFGIHPLTIEDILNTEQRPKVEDFDDYLFIVARIFFYSQNELKSEQVSLILKENLLLTFVENDTDPFKEILARLKSGKGKIRKSGSDYLAYACIDAVVDSYFFLLEKLGETIEVLEDQVITSPQNKNVHRIHNLRSEMIMLRKSVWPLREVINILQRRDSPLIKKSTEIYLRDVYDHTIQIIETIESLRDIVSGMLDTYLSSLSNRMNEIMKVLTIISTLFIPLTFLVGVYGMNFKIMPELNIRWIYPWGFWIFSFTLIAGMLYYFKRKKWF; translated from the coding sequence ATCTCACCAGGTTCATTCATCTATACCGGAGATAAAAAATCTCAAATTATTTCAATTTCTTTAATCCTCTATTCAGAAAATATTTTCGAAGAAAAAACTTTTGAGGATGTCGAGAAAATATTTCCACTGATTAATAATGACACTCTAACATGGATAAATATCAAAGGATTAAGCAATGTAGATGCGCTTGAAAAAATTGGCTATCAGTTTGGAATACATCCTTTGACCATCGAAGATATTTTGAATACAGAGCAGCGCCCAAAGGTTGAAGATTTTGATGATTATCTCTTCATCGTCGCACGAATTTTTTTCTATTCGCAAAATGAACTGAAAAGTGAGCAAGTAAGTTTAATCTTAAAAGAGAATTTACTCTTAACGTTTGTCGAAAATGATACTGATCCATTTAAAGAGATTTTAGCAAGGCTGAAAAGCGGTAAGGGTAAAATAAGAAAATCAGGAAGCGACTATCTTGCTTACGCATGTATTGATGCAGTTGTTGACAGTTATTTTTTCCTGCTTGAAAAACTTGGCGAAACTATCGAAGTACTTGAAGATCAAGTTATCACTTCACCACAGAATAAAAATGTTCACAGAATTCATAACCTTAGAAGCGAAATGATTATGCTGCGAAAATCAGTTTGGCCGCTGAGAGAAGTGATCAACATTTTGCAAAGAAGAGATTCGCCATTAATCAAAAAAAGTACTGAAATATATCTTCGCGACGTTTATGATCATACAATTCAAATAATCGAAACAATAGAATCACTCCGCGATATTGTGAGTGGAATGCTTGATACTTATCTATCAAGTTTGAGCAACAGAATGAATGAGATTATGAAAGTCCTAACTATTATCTCAACGCTTTTTATTCCGCTTACTTTTCTTGTAGGTGTTTATGGAATGAATTTCAAAATCATGCCGGAGTTAAATATCCGCTGGATTTACCCCTGGGGTTTCTGGATATTTTCTTTTACACTGATTGCCGGAATGCTTTATTATTTTAAAAGAAAAAAATGGTTTTAG
- the msrA gene encoding peptide-methionine (S)-S-oxide reductase MsrA gives MRTMILVLTIFSTVVLQGCQESKNENQIKNKKNMNEVQNKNLTTATFASGCFWCTEAIFERVKGVYSIESGYTGGTIENPSYQQVSNGNTNHAEAIQLMFDSTEITYDELLEIFWKTHDPTTLNKQGADTGTQYRSAVFYHNEEQKQKAEFYKNELNKAGLWNDPIVTEIVPFKKFYKAEDYHQDYYENNPNQGYCAYVITPKVEKFEKIFKNKLKKD, from the coding sequence TTTTAACAATTTTTTCAACTGTGGTTTTGCAAGGCTGCCAGGAATCTAAAAATGAAAACCAAATAAAGAATAAAAAAAATATGAATGAAGTACAAAATAAAAATCTTACTACTGCTACATTTGCATCCGGTTGTTTTTGGTGCACGGAGGCAATTTTCGAAAGAGTAAAAGGAGTTTATTCAATTGAATCCGGGTACACCGGCGGCACAATTGAAAATCCGAGTTACCAGCAAGTAAGCAATGGAAATACTAATCATGCAGAAGCAATTCAATTAATGTTTGATTCAACAGAAATCACTTATGATGAATTACTCGAAATCTTTTGGAAGACCCACGATCCCACCACCCTTAACAAACAAGGAGCTGACACCGGTACACAGTATCGTTCCGCAGTTTTCTATCATAACGAAGAACAAAAACAAAAAGCCGAATTCTATAAAAATGAATTAAACAAAGCCGGCTTATGGAATGATCCTATTGTAACAGAAATAGTTCCATTTAAAAAATTTTATAAGGCAGAAGACTATCACCAGGATTATTACGAGAATAACCCCAATCAAGGCTATTGTGCTTATGTGATCACACCGAAAGTGGAGAAGTTTGAAAAAATATTTAAAAACAAATTAAAGAAAGACTAA
- a CDS encoding cytochrome C peroxidase, with product MLKNMYEKYKSIWNVTAAMFVAFIFLAVLPGCQKDEDPVQTTTEDLVAKYNLQTLGSIPYPADNPPIPERIALGRLLFYDPILGGEQDVACGTCHHPQFGFSDFRQLPSGTGGFGLGPSRTLGVCASSGLDVTLTPRNAPSCWNLAFNTDDSGSPSSNGVMFWDGRISSLEIQASRPITSRVEMRGDAYGMDDVEAGNISVTKVVEKLREIPEYVQLFTVAFPLEASQHTNNPKMVIDSSTYVRSIGSFERELVGRYTPYDNFVRGDASALNEIQKQGLELFFGKAKCSTCHSGPMFTDFEFVVNGVPQFGPGKGVIPGDDTGREEKTLDPADRYKFRTPTLRNVELTAPYMHDGIFGTLEEVVQFYNNGAQPRHSSISDDMLDPVLTTPLGLTDDEVQAVVEFMRALTDPGVALPSFYLTVPEVVPSGLTPLFGVNDWNIIGQPVVTNNK from the coding sequence ATGTTAAAAAACATGTACGAAAAGTACAAATCAATATGGAATGTGACTGCTGCTATGTTTGTAGCTTTTATATTCCTTGCAGTTTTGCCGGGATGTCAGAAAGATGAAGATCCGGTTCAAACTACAACTGAAGATTTAGTAGCTAAATACAATCTTCAGACTTTAGGTTCGATACCTTATCCCGCAGATAATCCGCCTATTCCAGAAAGAATAGCTTTAGGCAGATTACTTTTTTATGATCCAATTCTTGGCGGTGAACAGGATGTTGCTTGCGGTACTTGCCATCACCCACAATTTGGATTTAGCGATTTCCGTCAATTACCTTCAGGTACGGGCGGTTTTGGCTTAGGCCCAAGTAGAACATTGGGTGTATGCGCAAGCAGTGGTTTGGATGTAACCTTAACTCCACGCAATGCACCTTCATGTTGGAACTTAGCTTTCAATACTGACGATAGCGGAAGCCCTTCCTCTAACGGTGTTATGTTCTGGGACGGAAGAATAAGCAGCTTGGAAATACAAGCAAGTCGTCCGATTACTTCCAGAGTTGAAATGCGAGGTGATGCTTATGGAATGGATGATGTTGAAGCTGGAAATATTTCAGTAACAAAAGTTGTTGAAAAATTACGTGAAATACCTGAGTATGTTCAGTTATTTACAGTTGCTTTTCCATTAGAAGCTTCTCAGCATACTAACAACCCGAAGATGGTGATTGACTCATCAACTTATGTTAGATCAATAGGATCATTCGAAAGAGAATTAGTTGGTCGTTACACACCCTATGATAATTTCGTGAGAGGCGATGCGAGTGCCTTAAATGAAATTCAGAAACAAGGACTTGAGCTTTTCTTTGGAAAGGCAAAATGCAGTACTTGCCATAGCGGTCCGATGTTTACTGACTTTGAATTTGTTGTAAACGGTGTCCCACAATTCGGTCCCGGTAAAGGTGTTATTCCTGGTGATGATACCGGTCGTGAAGAAAAAACACTTGACCCTGCTGATCGTTATAAATTCAGGACACCTACATTGAGAAATGTTGAATTAACTGCTCCTTATATGCACGATGGAATTTTCGGCACACTTGAAGAAGTAGTTCAATTTTATAACAACGGTGCTCAACCACGTCATTCAAGCATATCCGATGATATGTTAGATCCTGTTTTAACTACACCGCTTGGTTTAACTGACGATGAAGTACAGGCAGTTGTGGAATTTATGCGCGCCCTTACCGATCCGGGTGTTGCATTACCATCATTTTATTTAACTGTTCCGGAAGTTGTTCCCAGCGGTTTGACTCCATTATTCGGAGTGAATGATTGGAATATTATCGGGCAGCCGGTAGTTACAAACAACAAATAA